In Thermoplasmata archaeon, the following are encoded in one genomic region:
- a CDS encoding VanZ family protein, whose translation MTLGKVRRLAAVSALLWIIVALYAACIFQLSSAPIQEQPGGVQGVHETVNRTVETVGGEGATAHTPDVEHFLIYLGFGFPVGAAVEVTRVLRRSRRAAADGGRSSWSGRARAVRSARGASTGAEGEAGSGSVRPEGDASARGDPRGASGAGETRSPRGYGGGGDTAPGAGGPGGSGGEEESPASPGGEGGAAPPRGAGNSDIPRKLAAGWSGNGTKVSLALSTLFIFLYAISDEVHQYFVPMREASVIDVLIDTAGGLIGVAAVLLSIRALAGPVNQRGKQGGGA comes from the coding sequence ATGACGCTGGGAAAGGTGAGGAGGCTCGCCGCGGTCTCCGCCCTCCTGTGGATAATCGTGGCCCTCTACGCCGCCTGCATCTTCCAGCTCTCGAGCGCGCCGATTCAGGAGCAGCCGGGGGGCGTGCAGGGCGTCCACGAGACCGTGAACCGGACCGTCGAGACCGTCGGGGGCGAGGGCGCGACCGCCCACACGCCCGACGTCGAGCACTTCCTGATCTATCTGGGGTTCGGGTTCCCGGTGGGGGCGGCCGTGGAGGTCACGAGAGTCCTGAGGCGCTCGCGCCGGGCGGCCGCGGACGGGGGCCGGAGCTCGTGGAGCGGCCGGGCGCGGGCAGTACGGTCCGCGCGTGGCGCCTCCACGGGCGCCGAAGGGGAGGCGGGGAGCGGTTCTGTGCGGCCGGAGGGAGACGCCTCCGCGCGCGGTGACCCGCGCGGGGCCTCCGGGGCCGGCGAGACGCGCTCGCCCAGGGGTTATGGCGGGGGAGGTGACACTGCGCCCGGGGCCGGAGGGCCGGGCGGCTCCGGGGGCGAGGAGGAGTCGCCCGCGAGTCCCGGCGGGGAGGGCGGCGCGGCGCCACCGCGCGGGGCCGGGAATTCGGACATTCCGCGGAAGCTCGCCGCAGGCTGGTCCGGGAATGGGACAAAGGTATCTCTCGCTCTCTCAACATTGTTCATATTCCTCTACGCGATTTCTGACGAGGTCCACCAGTATTTCGTTCCGATGAGGGAGGCCTCGGTCATTGATGTTCTCATAGACACGGCCGGGGGCCTCATAGGGGTCGCGGCGGTGCTGCTGAGCATCCGGGCTCTGGCCGGCCCGGTCAATCAGCGCGGAAAACAGGGCGGGGGGGCCTGA
- a CDS encoding exosortase/archaeosortase family protein, which yields MPADHDRTVRREGAARRGPRSSKKTASRPRTRLAQAAGLILAFVGVNLQWLTHLLWARWLGIGLILAGAGIAFYTALVSPAGGEERTDLAHRLIKKLTLNGRLVPLFPILAAGILALDLVWNFLIAKSSVFLSQDWTLWALAAVLFLYPLVPPSYGKERDFALILVALFTLTMVVPMGLYRLATGTIELPGGFVEALLGAPTAALVSLTGVHARAHGIYVTFQMSDGRYESLGISTACAGLDSLFLFISGFVAFMLVENPRMDARIVAALFLGILTAYLANLLRMTIIVLAGVHWGREAMLSVHENAGTLIFLGWIGIFWYLMYRFVLRAPARAPGAGPPAR from the coding sequence ATGCCCGCGGACCATGACCGCACGGTAAGGCGGGAGGGAGCGGCCCGACGTGGCCCCCGCTCCTCGAAGAAAACGGCATCGCGGCCCAGAACTAGACTCGCGCAGGCCGCGGGCCTGATTCTGGCCTTCGTCGGCGTCAACCTGCAGTGGCTGACGCATCTGCTCTGGGCCAGATGGCTCGGGATCGGGCTGATTCTCGCGGGCGCGGGCATTGCGTTCTATACGGCGCTAGTATCGCCCGCGGGCGGCGAAGAGAGGACGGATCTAGCGCACCGACTGATAAAAAAACTCACGCTCAACGGGAGGCTGGTGCCGCTCTTCCCCATTCTCGCCGCCGGAATTCTCGCCCTCGACCTCGTCTGGAACTTTCTGATCGCGAAATCATCGGTCTTCCTATCGCAAGACTGGACCCTCTGGGCGCTGGCGGCGGTGCTCTTCCTCTATCCGCTGGTTCCGCCATCCTACGGAAAGGAGAGGGACTTCGCCCTGATTCTGGTTGCGCTCTTCACCCTGACTATGGTCGTCCCGATGGGCCTCTACAGGCTCGCCACGGGAACCATAGAGCTCCCCGGGGGTTTCGTCGAGGCACTTCTGGGCGCTCCCACCGCCGCGCTCGTCAGCCTCACTGGCGTCCACGCACGGGCACACGGCATTTATGTAACGTTTCAGATGAGCGACGGGAGGTACGAGTCGCTCGGAATCTCGACCGCCTGCGCCGGGCTCGACTCTTTATTCCTCTTCATCTCCGGATTCGTCGCATTCATGCTCGTCGAGAACCCGCGAATGGACGCCAGAATAGTAGCCGCGCTCTTCCTCGGAATTCTCACGGCCTATCTCGCGAACCTCCTTAGGATGACGATCATCGTCCTCGCGGGCGTGCACTGGGGCAGGGAGGCGATGCTTTCGGTCCACGAGAACGCCGGCACGCTGATATTTCTCGGGTGGATAGGAATCTTCTGGTATCTGATGTACAGATTCGTCCTCAGGGCCCCTGCGCGCGCGCCAGGCGCGGGTCCCCCCGCGCGCTGA